TGCACGGCGTGGGCGTCAGCGTAGTGAACGCGCTCAGCTACCAGCTCGACCTTGAGATCAGGCGCGACGGCATCGTCTGGGAGCAGACCTACTCCAAGGGCGAGCCCACCTCGAAACTCCGCAAGACGGGCAAGACGCAGAAGCGCGGCACCACAGTGCACTTTGTCCCCGACAAAGAGATCTTCACTGCCATCGAGTACAACCACGACACCCTGGCCCAGCGGCTGCGCGAGATGGCGTTCCTCAACAAGGGCCTGCTCATCACCCTGACCGACGAGCGCTCGACCGATCCCAAGACGGGCGAAGCCCGCCACACCGACTTCAAGTACAGCGGCGGCATCGCCGAGTTCATCAAGCACCTCAACCGCGGCAAACAGGTGCTGCACGACAAGCCCATCTACATGGAAGCGGAAAAAGACGGCGTCGCCCTGGAGATTGCCCTGCAGTACAACGACGGCTACTCGGAAACCGTCTTCAGCTTCGCCAACAACATCAACACGGTGGATGGCGGCTCGCACCTCAGCGGCTTCCGCACCGCGCTTACCCGCACCATCAACTACGCCGGCCAGCAGCTCGGGCTGTTCAAGGACGTGAAGGAAAACCTCACCGGAGACGACGTGCGCGAGGGTCTGGTGGCGGTGATCAGCGCCAAGCTGCCCCAGCCCCAGTTCGAAGGCCAGACCAAAGGCAAGCTCAACTCGGACATCGCCGGGGTGGTGCAGGCCTTCGTCAACGAGCGCCTGGGGACGTTCTTCGAGCAGAACCCGCCGGTGGCGCGCAAGATCATCAACAAAGCTATTGAAGCGGCGCGTGCCCGCGAGGCCGCGCGCAAGGCCCGCGACCTCACCCGCCGCAAGGGCGCGCTCGATGGCGGCGGCCTGCCGGGCAAGCTCGCCGACTGCTCCGAGCGCGATCCCAGCCGCTGCGAGCTCTACCTGGTGGAGGGCGAATCCGCCGGCGGCACCGCCAAGCAGGGACGCGACCGGCGCTTCCAGGCCATCCTGCCGCTGAAGGGCAAGATCCTGAACGTGGAAAAGGCGCGCTACGACAAGATGCTGGGCCACGAGGAAATCCGCGCCATGATCACCGCGCTGGGCACGGGCATCGGCAAGGACGACTTCGATCCCACCAAGCTGCGCTACGGCAAGATCATCCTCATGACCGACGCCGACGTGGACGGCTCGCACATCCGCACTCTGCTGCTGACCTTCTTCTTCCGCCACATGCAGGAGCTGATCAAGCGCGGCAACGTGTTCATCGCCCAGCCGCCGCTCTACAAGATCAAGAAGGGCAAGAGCGAGCTGTACATCAAGGACGACCGCGAGTTCGTGCGGGTGATGGTGAAGCGCGCCTCCGAAGGCATCGTGGTGCGCTACGGCGAGGGCGCGGCCAAGCTGGAAGGCCCGCCGCTGGCCAAGTTCATGACTACGCTCAACGAGTACCTCGGCTTCTTCGACAAGGTGGACAAGCGCCTGCGCAACGCGCGCGTCACCGATCTGCTGCCCCGCCTGGGCCTGGCCCTGCGCGCCGATTTCGAAGGCGACAAGAAGACTCCGCCCGCGAAGATCGAGAAGCTGGAGAAGAAGCTCAAGAGCCTGGCCAAGGACGAGGGCTTCAAGGACGTGAAGCTCGCCTTCGACGACGAGCACAACCTCTGGCAGGCCCACTTCACCGACGCGCAGGGCGCTGACCGCGTCGTGAACTGGCAGCTTGCCTCCACCCCCGAGTACCGCCAGATGATCTCCAAGTACAAGCAGATCGGGCCTTACATGGAGCCGCCGTTCGTGGTGGAGCACGTGGCCCGCGCCGCCGGCAACGGCTCGCTCGAGGACGTGAGCGACGCCGAGGGCTCCGAACCCGAGAAGACCGCGAAGAAAACCCCCAAGGCCGCCCCCCGCGCCAAGAAAGGGACCGACGAGGAGGTGGTGGAAAAGGCCTCCGCCCGTGAGCTTTTCGAGTACGTCCTCAACGCCGGCCAGAAGGACTACAGCGTGCAGCGTTACAAGGGCCTGGGCGAGATGCGCGCCGACCAGCTCTGGGAA
The nucleotide sequence above comes from Terriglobales bacterium. Encoded proteins:
- the gyrB gene encoding DNA topoisomerase (ATP-hydrolyzing) subunit B; translated protein: MSSKEVQTEPAVAVAKVSKVKAEPKPKKSNGGGAGNGDYTADSIKVLGGMEAVRKRPAMYIGSTGELGLHHLVYEVVDNSVDEALAGHCGQIDVTIHIDNSITVVDDGRGIPVEDMLVDDEKMPAAQVVMTKLHAGGKFDTATYKVSGGLHGVGVSVVNALSYQLDLEIRRDGIVWEQTYSKGEPTSKLRKTGKTQKRGTTVHFVPDKEIFTAIEYNHDTLAQRLREMAFLNKGLLITLTDERSTDPKTGEARHTDFKYSGGIAEFIKHLNRGKQVLHDKPIYMEAEKDGVALEIALQYNDGYSETVFSFANNINTVDGGSHLSGFRTALTRTINYAGQQLGLFKDVKENLTGDDVREGLVAVISAKLPQPQFEGQTKGKLNSDIAGVVQAFVNERLGTFFEQNPPVARKIINKAIEAARAREAARKARDLTRRKGALDGGGLPGKLADCSERDPSRCELYLVEGESAGGTAKQGRDRRFQAILPLKGKILNVEKARYDKMLGHEEIRAMITALGTGIGKDDFDPTKLRYGKIILMTDADVDGSHIRTLLLTFFFRHMQELIKRGNVFIAQPPLYKIKKGKSELYIKDDREFVRVMVKRASEGIVVRYGEGAAKLEGPPLAKFMTTLNEYLGFFDKVDKRLRNARVTDLLPRLGLALRADFEGDKKTPPAKIEKLEKKLKSLAKDEGFKDVKLAFDDEHNLWQAHFTDAQGADRVVNWQLASTPEYRQMISKYKQIGPYMEPPFVVEHVARAAGNGSLEDVSDAEGSEPEKTAKKTPKAAPRAKKGTDEEVVEKASARELFEYVLNAGQKDYSVQRYKGLGEMRADQLWETTMDPARRTLLEVKLEDIAACETIFTTLMGEDVEARRKFIEENALDVKNLDI